One Pelosinus sp. IPA-1 genomic window carries:
- a CDS encoding UvrD-helicase domain-containing protein gives MVKDHPDYALEKEHLEKTLREMNEIISSLEADIEKRTQQMRISLEHKDKISTYVHSMMKNDDGEKIYDIQESLDSPYFGRVDFREDDTEKYESFYIGRVKITRLDILTIQDILVFDWRDPVATIFYECQDGRASYDVLDRYHYSGDVNLKRQYKIVRGILEKISDDYIFDQLASRQKEALLADPFLTERLLQGTSNKLKDIVTSIRAEQNKIIRETLHQIIIIQGVAGSGKSTIGLHRLSYLLYNEKLDPQKMMVIAPNKLFLDYICELLPEIDADDVRQLTFADVVTEITQTTFSIKQDEKAQLFLESKVQDSRREQLGAVAKVKGSLEFMQVLEAWIEKKIEKFCVKLKEIRLFDDKLLITKEQQIEKFMEGSTSSTPYNERVKTLTGYIQFRLRNFLEVLEIEQQRKVGSTDKIYEQYTKQATQFLASHFLKWSCDDIIASYIEVFSNKSIFKPFKKKNYDIPFITEYSLGILQEGKVEREDLAPLCYLTYLVSGWNHITKYEHIVVDEAQDLNALEFMILKLLSKNSSFTIMGDISQGITSYRSIESWQVLMKEVFADVKSVYREVNYSYRSAREIVECFNKVMPKGHSAAIPVYEIGKDPVYQEVKTEDETVAAVEDAIKEFKERDCKSIGIITKLESSSISLYNALREKGMDQEDLHLITSDTLSYQGGISILPVGLAKGLEFDGVIMCNASDKEFKNNNFDAKLLYVALSRPLYYLHILYRGNLTPLLMGKV, from the coding sequence ATGGTTAAAGACCATCCAGATTATGCATTAGAAAAAGAGCACTTAGAGAAGACATTGCGTGAAATGAATGAAATTATCTCTTCATTAGAAGCAGATATTGAGAAACGAACGCAGCAGATGCGTATATCATTAGAACATAAAGATAAAATTAGCACCTATGTTCATTCTATGATGAAGAATGATGATGGGGAAAAAATTTATGATATACAAGAATCTTTGGACAGTCCCTATTTTGGTCGGGTTGATTTCAGGGAAGACGATACAGAAAAATATGAGAGTTTTTATATTGGCCGAGTAAAAATTACTCGGTTAGATATTCTTACAATACAAGATATATTAGTTTTTGACTGGCGGGATCCTGTGGCCACTATCTTTTATGAGTGTCAAGATGGAAGAGCCAGTTATGACGTATTAGATCGTTATCATTATAGTGGCGATGTGAATTTAAAACGGCAATATAAAATTGTCCGAGGTATATTAGAAAAGATATCTGATGATTATATTTTTGATCAACTGGCTTCCCGTCAAAAGGAGGCTTTACTTGCTGATCCCTTTTTAACGGAACGCTTACTACAAGGTACTAGCAATAAGTTAAAGGATATTGTTACATCCATTCGGGCAGAACAAAATAAAATTATCCGCGAAACCTTACATCAAATTATTATCATTCAAGGAGTGGCAGGATCGGGGAAGAGTACAATTGGCCTCCATCGATTATCCTATCTTTTATATAATGAAAAATTAGACCCACAAAAGATGATGGTCATAGCTCCTAATAAATTATTTCTTGATTATATTTGTGAATTACTGCCAGAGATTGATGCAGATGATGTTAGACAATTAACTTTTGCGGATGTAGTAACCGAAATTACTCAAACCACCTTTTCTATTAAGCAGGATGAAAAAGCCCAACTCTTTTTGGAAAGTAAGGTACAAGATAGTAGGCGGGAACAGTTAGGAGCCGTTGCGAAAGTAAAAGGCTCTCTAGAATTTATGCAAGTTTTAGAGGCATGGATCGAGAAAAAGATAGAAAAATTTTGTGTAAAATTGAAAGAAATCCGTCTGTTTGATGATAAACTTCTCATTACAAAAGAACAGCAGATTGAGAAATTCATGGAAGGCAGTACGTCGAGTACTCCTTATAACGAAAGAGTAAAGACCTTAACTGGTTATATTCAATTTAGGTTGAGGAATTTTCTCGAAGTATTAGAAATCGAACAACAGCGTAAAGTAGGTAGTACTGACAAGATCTATGAACAATACACAAAACAAGCAACGCAATTTCTAGCTAGTCACTTTTTAAAGTGGTCTTGTGATGATATTATAGCTTCCTATATTGAAGTCTTTAGTAATAAAAGTATTTTTAAACCGTTTAAGAAGAAGAACTATGATATTCCTTTTATTACAGAGTATTCTTTAGGGATTTTGCAGGAGGGAAAAGTCGAAAGAGAAGACTTAGCACCTCTTTGTTATCTGACCTACTTGGTGAGCGGCTGGAATCATATAACGAAATATGAACATATTGTGGTGGATGAAGCGCAGGATTTAAATGCCTTAGAATTTATGATACTCAAGCTATTATCTAAAAATAGCTCCTTTACGATTATGGGAGATATATCCCAAGGAATTACCTCTTACCGGAGTATTGAGAGCTGGCAAGTATTGATGAAAGAAGTATTTGCTGATGTAAAATCTGTCTATCGTGAAGTTAACTATAGCTATCGCTCTGCACGAGAAATTGTCGAATGCTTTAATAAGGTTATGCCCAAAGGGCATTCCGCTGCTATTCCCGTATATGAAATAGGCAAAGATCCAGTATACCAAGAGGTAAAAACAGAGGATGAGACTGTGGCGGCGGTAGAAGATGCCATAAAAGAATTTAAAGAGAGAGACTGTAAATCCATCGGGATTATTACTAAATTAGAAAGTAGCAGCATTTCCTTATACAATGCACTTAGGGAAAAGGGAATGGATCAGGAGGATCTGCATTTAATCACCAGTGATACCCTTTCTTATCAAGGCGGTATTTCGATTCTTCCAGTTGGCTTAGCCAAAGGATTAGAATTTGATGGTGTCATTATGTGCAATGCATCGGATAAGGAGTTTAAGAATAATAACTTCGATGCAAAGTTACTATACGTAGCTTTGTCTCGTCCATTGTATTATTTACATATCTTATATCGTGGTAATCTTACACCCTTGTTAATGGGGAAAGTTTAG
- the truA gene encoding tRNA pseudouridine(38-40) synthase TruA, giving the protein MRNIKLTMAYDGTAYHGFQRQLNAIGIQQVLEDKLAKVFGHTFRIHMAGRTDAGVHAYGQVVNFKTSCTIPVDRIVIASRKVLPYDIVITHAEEVPDSFDAQYSAKSKIYVYKIYQHTVPNPFLRNLIWTIPQTLNVAAMEQAMQIILGTHDFSAFRASGGSSVSPVRTIMEVKCQLQDKVLELSFWGDGFLYHMVRNLTGTLVNVGLGRTSEEGFKAILEGRDRKKAGATAPAHGLYLKEVFY; this is encoded by the coding sequence ATGCGTAATATTAAATTAACAATGGCTTATGATGGGACAGCCTATCATGGCTTTCAACGTCAGCTAAATGCCATTGGCATACAACAAGTACTAGAAGATAAATTGGCGAAAGTATTCGGCCACACTTTTCGAATTCATATGGCTGGCAGAACAGACGCTGGGGTGCATGCTTACGGGCAGGTGGTCAATTTTAAGACTAGCTGCACAATCCCAGTAGATCGTATTGTAATTGCATCCAGAAAGGTACTGCCTTATGATATTGTAATTACACATGCAGAAGAAGTTCCAGACAGTTTTGATGCTCAGTACAGTGCGAAAAGTAAAATCTATGTTTATAAAATTTATCAGCATACGGTGCCCAATCCTTTTTTGCGAAATTTAATTTGGACCATTCCTCAGACCTTAAATGTCGCAGCTATGGAACAAGCGATGCAAATTATCTTGGGAACTCATGATTTCTCCGCTTTTCGTGCTTCTGGCGGATCCTCTGTCAGCCCAGTTCGTACTATTATGGAAGTGAAATGCCAGTTGCAGGATAAAGTATTAGAGCTTTCCTTTTGGGGCGATGGCTTTTTGTATCATATGGTGCGTAACTTAACAGGTACCTTAGTGAATGTGGGCTTAGGAAGGACTTCTGAAGAAGGGTTTAAGGCTATATTAGAGGGACGAGATAGGAAGAAGGCAGGGGCTACAGCACCTGCTCATGGGCTCTATTTAAAAGAAGTGTTCTACTAA
- the rplM gene encoding 50S ribosomal protein L13: MKTFMANAATIERKWYVVDAEGKTLGRLAAEVAKVLRGKHKPTFTPHVDTGDHVIVINADKVALTGKKLVQKTYFRHSGYVGGTTFVTAGKMLADKPERVLELAIRGMLPKNRLGRQMYRKLQVYRGAEHPHAAQLPEVLEINVR, encoded by the coding sequence ATGAAAACATTTATGGCAAATGCTGCCACCATAGAACGTAAGTGGTATGTTGTAGATGCTGAAGGTAAAACTTTAGGTAGATTAGCTGCCGAAGTAGCAAAAGTTCTTCGCGGCAAACATAAACCGACTTTTACTCCGCATGTTGATACTGGTGACCATGTTATCGTTATCAACGCAGATAAAGTAGCATTAACAGGTAAAAAATTAGTGCAAAAAACTTATTTCCGTCATTCTGGTTATGTAGGTGGAACTACATTCGTTACTGCTGGCAAAATGCTTGCGGACAAGCCAGAAAGAGTGCTTGAGTTGGCTATTAGGGGTATGTTACCTAAGAACCGTCTTGGCCGCCAAATGTATCGTAAATTGCAAGTATATCGTGGTGCTGAGCATCCGCATGCTGCACAATTACCTGAAGTATTAGAAATTAACGTAAGATAA
- the rpsI gene encoding 30S ribosomal protein S9, translating to MALVTYYGTGRRKTSVARVRLVPGEGNILVNDRTIAEYFGRKTLELIVKQPLNLTETLGKYNVLIKVEGGGPSGQAGAVRHGISRALLKVDAEYRPSLKKAGFLTRDPREKERRKYGLKKARKASQFSKR from the coding sequence ATGGCATTGGTTACTTACTACGGCACAGGTCGCAGAAAAACCTCGGTTGCCAGAGTTCGTCTGGTTCCGGGTGAAGGCAATATTCTAGTTAACGACCGTACTATTGCAGAATATTTTGGTCGCAAAACATTAGAACTTATTGTAAAACAACCGCTTAATTTGACAGAAACTCTTGGCAAATATAATGTACTAATTAAAGTGGAGGGCGGCGGTCCTTCAGGACAAGCTGGCGCTGTTCGTCACGGTATTTCTCGTGCATTACTTAAAGTGGATGCTGAGTATCGCCCATCTTTGAAAAAAGCTGGTTTCCTTACTCGTGACCCACGGGAAAAAGAGCGTCGTAAATACGGCTTGAAGAAAGCTCGTAAAGCGTCTCAGTTCTCAAAACGTTAA
- a CDS encoding chemotaxis protein, which produces MREVVNEKKGILLETGTNEFEIVEFTVGKVNYGINVAKVREVINLVPVTQMPNSHSYVDGIFTLRGRVMPLVNLSRCLGVEEQKSSTQNIIVSELNNYFVGFLVNEVSRIHRVSWSVMEPPPNVANSDGVVGIIKMGEKIVILLDFEKIVAEINPQINVKLTTVPQSSVAVQEIRKTKKIMIAEDSKMLRDILIETLHGAGYLDVTVYNNGKEAWDALSVLADSGASIEDNVHIVITDIEMPQMDGHHLLKRIRDDKALHKLPVIIFSSLINEEMRRKGEVIGANGQISKPEIAQLISLLDTESL; this is translated from the coding sequence ATGAGGGAAGTTGTGAATGAGAAAAAAGGAATTTTATTAGAGACAGGTACAAATGAATTTGAAATTGTAGAGTTTACGGTTGGTAAAGTGAATTATGGGATTAATGTTGCTAAGGTAAGAGAAGTGATTAATTTGGTCCCCGTCACGCAAATGCCTAATTCCCACTCTTATGTTGATGGTATATTTACATTACGTGGGCGGGTGATGCCATTGGTTAATTTGTCCCGTTGTTTAGGAGTCGAAGAGCAGAAATCTAGTACTCAAAATATTATTGTAAGTGAATTAAATAATTATTTTGTAGGTTTTCTAGTAAATGAAGTCTCTCGTATACATAGGGTTTCATGGTCGGTCATGGAACCACCTCCTAATGTTGCTAACTCCGATGGGGTCGTTGGAATTATTAAGATGGGGGAAAAAATAGTAATTCTATTAGATTTTGAGAAGATTGTTGCTGAAATTAATCCTCAGATTAATGTTAAGTTGACGACGGTCCCTCAAAGTAGTGTTGCCGTGCAAGAAATCCGGAAAACAAAAAAAATTATGATAGCTGAAGATTCCAAAATGCTGAGAGATATATTAATAGAAACGCTTCATGGGGCTGGTTATCTCGATGTAACTGTCTATAATAATGGTAAAGAAGCATGGGATGCTTTGTCTGTATTAGCAGATTCAGGGGCATCAATTGAAGATAATGTACACATAGTGATTACTGATATTGAAATGCCACAAATGGATGGGCATCATTTATTAAAACGCATTAGGGATGATAAAGCTTTACATAAGTTACCTGTCATTATCTTTTCTTCCTTGATTAATGAAGAGATGCGCCGTAAAGGTGAAGTGATTGGTGCAAACGGTCAGATTTCGAAGCCGGAAATTGCCCAGTTGATTAGTTTGCTAGATACTGAGAGTTTATAA
- a CDS encoding methyl-accepting chemotaxis protein has product MTFFNNIKISIKLSVLIIIALLSMGVIGYTGYYYLQQSNSDMKSMYADRLIPVKLANEIRANVAIANAATLELMLTTDDKRNKELKKIIDDTSKQSNDNLTEFEKAHLDPKGKDLLAKAQTTRKLYRDARQQVIELAMQNKNAEAYALYVMSVSPLAIEYMGNIHDITSYYSTLSEKTSADTQAAFEKSMQITVGILVVAFIVLGMSGWYITKIIATPLNAMVLFCKELAAGDFRDKPRNEVRKDEIGQVADALVDMRDALRQLMKQINESAEQLAASSEELTASADQSAQAANQVAESITGVANGAEKQLSVASDTSAVVQQMSASIQQVAANANEAAEQTAQAVDKAKDGNKSVDKAVNQMASIEQTVTSSAQVVAKLGERSKEIGQIVDTIAGIAGQTNLLALNAAIEAARAGEQGRGFAVVAEEVRKLAEQSQDAAKQIATLISEIQGDTDKAVVAMEDGTREVKVGAEVVNESGKAFQEIAAMVINVSDKTREISAAMEQMAIGSQQIVGSVKQIDELSKNASGEAQTVSAATEEQSASMEEIASSSQALAHLAMDLREAVSKFQI; this is encoded by the coding sequence ATGACATTTTTTAACAACATAAAAATAAGCATTAAATTAAGTGTATTGATTATTATCGCATTGTTGTCTATGGGGGTAATAGGGTATACAGGGTATTATTATCTTCAACAATCAAATAGCGACATGAAATCGATGTATGCGGATCGATTGATTCCAGTTAAGTTAGCCAATGAAATCCGTGCAAATGTGGCAATTGCGAATGCAGCAACACTGGAATTGATGCTCACAACTGATGATAAAAGGAATAAAGAGTTAAAAAAGATTATCGATGATACAAGTAAGCAATCAAATGATAATCTTACAGAATTTGAAAAAGCTCATTTAGATCCAAAAGGAAAAGATTTACTGGCAAAAGCACAAACGACTAGGAAACTATATCGCGATGCTAGACAGCAAGTTATTGAGTTGGCAATGCAGAATAAAAATGCGGAAGCCTATGCACTATATGTTATGAGTGTAAGTCCATTAGCTATTGAATATATGGGGAATATACATGATATTACTAGTTATTACTCTACATTATCAGAGAAAACAAGTGCTGATACCCAGGCAGCATTTGAAAAATCTATGCAAATTACAGTAGGTATACTGGTGGTAGCTTTCATAGTGCTGGGGATGAGTGGGTGGTACATAACTAAAATCATAGCAACTCCCTTAAATGCAATGGTATTATTTTGTAAAGAATTAGCAGCTGGCGATTTTCGTGATAAGCCTCGGAACGAAGTTAGAAAAGATGAGATTGGCCAAGTAGCCGATGCCTTGGTAGATATGCGGGACGCTCTCCGCCAACTAATGAAACAAATTAATGAGTCGGCTGAACAATTGGCGGCTTCTTCAGAGGAGTTGACAGCTAGTGCCGATCAGTCAGCTCAGGCGGCCAACCAAGTTGCCGAGTCTATTACTGGTGTAGCAAATGGTGCAGAAAAACAACTAAGTGTAGCTAGTGATACATCTGCGGTAGTACAGCAGATGTCAGCCAGCATTCAGCAGGTTGCTGCAAATGCCAATGAAGCAGCCGAACAAACAGCCCAAGCAGTTGATAAGGCAAAGGACGGTAATAAATCCGTGGATAAAGCGGTAAATCAGATGGCTTCTATTGAACAGACTGTTACCTCCTCAGCTCAGGTAGTGGCCAAATTGGGAGAACGGTCTAAGGAAATTGGTCAGATTGTAGATACCATCGCTGGTATTGCTGGCCAGACAAACTTACTAGCTTTAAATGCTGCTATTGAAGCTGCCCGTGCTGGAGAACAAGGACGTGGCTTTGCCGTGGTTGCAGAAGAAGTCCGCAAGCTTGCAGAACAATCGCAAGATGCAGCCAAGCAAATTGCAACATTGATTAGTGAAATTCAGGGTGACACTGACAAAGCCGTAGTAGCTATGGAAGATGGTACTCGCGAAGTCAAAGTGGGAGCAGAAGTAGTCAATGAGTCTGGTAAAGCGTTCCAGGAAATCGCAGCTATGGTAATCAACGTATCTGATAAAACTAGAGAAATATCTGCCGCCATGGAGCAGATGGCGATTGGGAGCCAGCAAATTGTCGGATCGGTGAAACAAATTGATGAACTAAGCAAAAATGCATCTGGAGAGGCACAGACAGTATCGGCTGCAACGGAAGAACAATCGGCATCCATGGAAGAAATCGCTTCATCCAGCCAAGCACTAGCCCATTTAGCAATGGATCTTCGCGAAGCCGTTAGTAAATTTCAAATTTAG
- a CDS encoding transglycosylase domain-containing protein, with product MRFGRLIMLLMILFILSFAWAGGTSFLKGWLPAIPSSQSINSHLSSSWERSYRMIALKSAVDEKLDKKKYVKIQYIPLTMQQAIIAVEDSRFYRHFGFDIEGILRAMLVNMQTGDFTEGGSTITQQLVKNLFLTQDKTYGRKAEEFLLAMDMELRYSKEEILEMYLNTIYFGSGAYGIGDAAKIYFDKAPVNLNLAECALLAGLPTAPSLNSPYVDFNAAKHRQAIVLSVMSRQGFLGPQTAEEAKVAPIRLAK from the coding sequence ATGAGATTCGGCAGATTGATAATGCTCTTGATGATATTATTTATTTTATCCTTTGCTTGGGCCGGTGGCACTAGCTTTCTAAAAGGATGGTTACCCGCTATCCCCTCTTCTCAATCTATCAACAGCCACTTATCTAGTTCTTGGGAGCGTTCATATCGGATGATCGCTTTAAAAAGTGCTGTAGATGAAAAGCTAGATAAAAAGAAGTATGTAAAAATACAATATATTCCTCTAACAATGCAGCAAGCTATTATTGCAGTAGAGGACAGTCGTTTTTATCGTCATTTTGGCTTTGATATTGAAGGAATACTAAGGGCTATGTTAGTAAATATGCAAACAGGAGATTTTACGGAAGGCGGCAGTACCATTACCCAGCAACTTGTCAAAAATTTATTTCTTACACAAGACAAAACCTATGGTCGAAAAGCAGAAGAGTTTTTACTGGCGATGGATATGGAACTGCGCTATTCCAAAGAAGAAATCTTAGAAATGTATTTAAATACGATTTATTTTGGTTCTGGTGCTTATGGAATTGGTGATGCGGCAAAAATCTATTTTGATAAAGCACCCGTCAATCTCAATTTGGCCGAGTGCGCTCTGTTGGCAGGATTACCTACCGCTCCATCTCTTAATTCACCCTACGTTGATTTTAACGCTGCAAAACATCGCCAGGCTATTGTTCTCTCTGTCATGAGCCGCCAAGGTTTCCTGGGGCCACAAACAGCCGAGGAGGCCAAAGTAGCCCCCATAAGGCTAGCAAAATAA
- a CDS encoding N-acetylmuramoyl-L-alanine amidase has product MKLFLLRKSSLKKAFMLSVTMAVLHFLTMQYILGDDIQNVDMSVLSGHSITIDPGHGGIDSGATANEVDEKDVTLLISMKLATLLEQYGGKVVLTRDKDIDYYTKGKGGKRNDLLERVTRIEDSKSDVFLSIHCNAYRGANLTGAQVFYNPQLEENKILAERLQQVLKQFPPGNKRQAKEDSHILLLKQIKTPGVLIETGYLTSKEEALLLTDENYQQKMVENIAKALAYHFYKNAAK; this is encoded by the coding sequence ATGAAGTTATTTCTTCTGAGAAAATCCAGCTTGAAAAAGGCCTTTATGCTAAGTGTGACTATGGCAGTACTTCATTTTTTAACAATGCAATATATTCTAGGCGATGATATACAAAATGTGGACATGTCAGTACTCTCTGGACACAGTATTACAATTGATCCTGGACATGGAGGCATTGACAGCGGTGCTACTGCCAATGAGGTGGATGAAAAGGATGTTACCTTATTGATTTCCATGAAACTAGCCACCCTATTAGAGCAGTATGGTGGGAAAGTCGTACTTACCAGGGATAAGGATATTGACTATTATACAAAGGGTAAGGGCGGCAAACGTAATGATTTATTAGAGCGTGTTACGAGAATTGAAGACTCAAAATCGGATGTTTTTCTTAGTATACATTGCAACGCTTATCGAGGGGCAAATTTGACAGGAGCCCAGGTTTTTTATAATCCTCAGCTAGAAGAAAATAAGATATTGGCAGAACGATTACAACAAGTTCTTAAACAATTTCCTCCAGGAAATAAGCGCCAGGCAAAAGAGGATTCTCATATTCTATTATTAAAACAAATAAAAACTCCAGGAGTGCTCATTGAAACAGGATATTTAACAAGCAAAGAGGAAGCCTTACTATTAACAGATGAAAATTATCAGCAGAAGATGGTGGAGAATATTGCGAAGGCGTTAGCGTATCATTTCTATAAAAATGCGGCAAAATAG
- the amrB gene encoding AmmeMemoRadiSam system protein B, translated as MKNLGICALMPHPPIMIPEIGKGELDKIKNTVTAVEEAARRIKDFNPQTIVLMTPHGPAFEDAVSISVHPRLKGNFSSFGVPDVSLGFETDSLLVRHILKKADRLGVNIVELTDDMAKNYRLKLELDHGALVPLYYLHKAGFKGQLVHISVGMLSYEEMYTFGKAVQGAIGMVDKRVAVIASGDLSHRLTPDAPAGYSPKAAEFDRQVMEAVENVNIKSLLEIDRDLVEAAGECGLRPIFFLMGIVGGLKATGENLSYEGPFGVGYGVSLINVTK; from the coding sequence ATGAAAAATTTAGGAATTTGTGCTCTTATGCCTCATCCTCCCATTATGATACCTGAAATAGGAAAAGGTGAGTTGGATAAAATAAAAAACACAGTAACTGCTGTTGAAGAAGCAGCAAGGAGGATCAAGGATTTTAATCCCCAGACCATTGTTTTAATGACTCCTCATGGTCCCGCCTTTGAAGATGCGGTAAGTATTAGTGTTCACCCTAGGCTGAAAGGGAACTTCTCTTCCTTTGGAGTACCAGATGTTTCTTTAGGATTTGAGACAGATAGTTTACTTGTAAGGCATATTCTTAAGAAAGCCGATCGCCTAGGCGTAAACATCGTAGAATTAACAGATGACATGGCTAAGAACTATAGATTGAAGTTAGAACTTGACCACGGGGCATTGGTACCCCTTTATTATCTGCATAAAGCAGGATTTAAGGGACAATTGGTTCATATTTCAGTAGGTATGCTTTCCTATGAAGAGATGTATACCTTTGGTAAAGCAGTACAGGGAGCCATTGGCATGGTTGATAAGCGAGTTGCTGTCATTGCCTCTGGTGATTTATCCCATCGATTGACCCCTGATGCACCTGCAGGTTATAGTCCCAAAGCTGCCGAATTCGATCGTCAGGTCATGGAAGCGGTAGAAAATGTAAACATAAAATCCCTACTAGAAATCGATCGGGATCTTGTAGAGGCCGCAGGAGAATGTGGTCTTAGACCGATCTTTTTTCTCATGGGAATCGTGGGCGGGCTCAAAGCTACGGGAGAAAATCTGTCTTATGAAGGTCCCTTTGGTGTAGGTTATGGAGTATCCTTAATTAATGTGACTAAATAA
- the amrA gene encoding AmmeMemoRadiSam system protein A, whose translation MTDESSVVGLARASLQHFLEKGSVLPIPVTLPEELKGQKGAFVSLKKQGELRGCIGTFRPTRSNIASEIIYNAISAGTEDPRFWPVELEELPELTISVDILEAPEQIDSVDKLDPQQYGVIVKQGRRSGLLLPMLEGVNTVAEQIGIAREKAGIRAEEEIELYRFSVTRYT comes from the coding sequence ATGACTGACGAAAGTAGCGTTGTAGGACTAGCTAGGGCCAGTTTACAGCATTTTTTAGAGAAGGGGAGTGTTTTGCCAATACCGGTTACTTTGCCCGAAGAATTAAAGGGGCAGAAAGGCGCCTTTGTCTCTTTAAAAAAACAAGGTGAATTGCGAGGCTGTATTGGCACCTTTAGGCCGACGCGATCTAACATTGCCAGTGAAATTATCTACAACGCAATTAGCGCTGGTACAGAAGATCCTAGATTTTGGCCAGTAGAATTAGAAGAACTGCCCGAACTTACGATTTCTGTAGACATATTAGAAGCACCGGAGCAAATAGACAGTGTGGACAAGCTAGATCCACAGCAGTATGGCGTCATCGTTAAACAGGGAAGAAGAAGTGGACTTCTCTTACCCATGTTAGAGGGTGTTAACACTGTGGCGGAACAAATTGGCATAGCTAGAGAAAAAGCAGGCATTCGTGCTGAGGAAGAAATAGAACTATATCGATTTTCTGTAACCCGTTATACATAA
- the amrS gene encoding AmmeMemoRadiSam system radical SAM enzyme has translation MREAMYYRPHEQGLRCSLCPKKCIIREGATGFCRVRKNIGNTLYTENYGECSSYALDPIEKKPLYHFYPGSTILSLGTWGCNFSCSFCQNWEIAQEDPKTMKLSPDQAVELARQEKKNRNIGLAYTYSEPSVWYEYVLDTAKAIKQAGMKNVLITNGFINREPLEEILPYIDAMNIDIKAFNKEYYQKVCAGELEDVKETVALASSACHVEITTLLVPGLNDKKDEIEQLSTWLGKINADIPLHFSRYFPNYKMDLPPTPESTMIMAQEIARKQLHYVYLGNLGEKGINTYCPQCDKLVIDRKKWHSEMENRNICPQCKNPIYIIGEVSI, from the coding sequence ATGCGGGAGGCTATGTATTATCGGCCCCATGAGCAAGGTTTGCGCTGCAGTCTATGTCCTAAAAAATGCATAATCAGGGAAGGAGCAACGGGTTTTTGCCGAGTACGTAAAAACATAGGCAATACACTATATACTGAAAATTATGGTGAGTGCTCGTCTTATGCTCTTGATCCTATAGAGAAAAAACCCTTATATCATTTTTATCCAGGTAGTACTATCTTATCTCTTGGTACTTGGGGTTGTAATTTTTCCTGTTCTTTCTGTCAGAACTGGGAGATTGCGCAAGAGGATCCTAAGACGATGAAACTGTCGCCGGATCAAGCAGTAGAACTGGCTAGACAAGAGAAGAAAAACAGGAATATAGGGTTAGCGTATACCTATTCTGAACCAAGTGTATGGTATGAGTATGTTCTTGATACTGCTAAAGCTATTAAGCAGGCAGGTATGAAAAATGTACTAATAACCAATGGTTTTATAAACCGAGAGCCTCTAGAGGAAATTCTGCCATATATTGATGCGATGAATATTGATATTAAAGCATTCAACAAAGAATACTATCAGAAGGTATGTGCAGGAGAGTTGGAAGATGTAAAAGAAACGGTAGCGTTAGCATCTTCTGCATGTCATGTAGAGATTACCACTCTGTTAGTTCCGGGGCTAAATGATAAAAAGGATGAAATTGAGCAATTGAGCACTTGGTTGGGGAAGATAAATGCGGACATCCCTCTTCATTTTTCTCGGTACTTTCCAAATTACAAAATGGATTTACCTCCGACTCCCGAAAGCACCATGATAATGGCGCAAGAAATAGCAAGGAAGCAGTTACATTATGTATACCTTGGAAATTTGGGGGAAAAAGGGATTAATACATACTGCCCCCAATGTGATAAATTAGTTATCGATAGAAAAAAGTGGCACAGTGAGATGGAAAATAGAAATATATGTCCTCAATGCAAAAATCCAATTTATATAATCGGTGAGGTTAGTATTTAA